The following coding sequences are from one Saprospiraceae bacterium window:
- the pfkA gene encoding 6-phosphofructokinase — protein sequence MQDIKRIAVFTSGGDAPGMNAAVRAIIRTASFHDLHVYGIQRGYEGMIDGEIDRLEISDSANIIQRGGTFLKTARSQRFMTVEGRQAAYANLVEHDIDALVAIGGNGTFAGALQFNKEFKMPIIGLPGTIDNDLYGTDFTIGFDTAVNTAIEAVDKIRDTADSHNRLFLIEVMGRHSGFIAVYTAICSGASAFLVPEVETNIDGLIEKLKKSLRRKKLFGLVIVAEGNHIGNSMEIAKLIQERTTEYDLRVTMLGHLQRGGSPSAADRLLASRLGYEAVTALMQGKQNVMVGIVHQNVEFTPFSKAIKSKKEPDDHLIEITEILGM from the coding sequence ATGCAAGACATCAAAAGAATAGCTGTGTTTACTTCAGGTGGCGATGCTCCGGGCATGAACGCAGCAGTCAGAGCAATAATCAGGACGGCGAGTTTCCATGATTTGCATGTGTATGGCATACAACGTGGCTACGAAGGTATGATAGATGGTGAAATTGACAGGTTGGAAATCAGCGACTCAGCAAATATTATCCAGAGAGGGGGTACCTTTTTGAAGACTGCGAGAAGTCAGAGATTTATGACTGTTGAGGGGCGGCAAGCGGCTTATGCCAATTTGGTGGAACATGATATTGATGCATTGGTGGCGATAGGTGGCAATGGCACATTTGCCGGCGCCCTTCAGTTTAACAAGGAATTCAAAATGCCTATCATCGGTCTGCCTGGAACGATTGATAATGATCTTTACGGTACCGATTTTACAATAGGATTTGATACTGCGGTAAATACCGCTATAGAGGCTGTCGACAAGATCAGGGATACTGCCGATTCTCACAATCGACTGTTTCTGATCGAAGTTATGGGCAGGCACTCAGGATTTATAGCAGTTTACACAGCTATTTGTTCCGGTGCCAGTGCTTTTTTGGTGCCTGAGGTGGAAACGAATATTGACGGGTTAATCGAAAAGTTGAAAAAGTCATTGAGGAGAAAGAAACTGTTTGGACTAGTAATCGTAGCAGAAGGAAACCATATTGGCAATAGTATGGAGATCGCAAAACTTATCCAGGAAAGAACCACTGAATATGATCTCCGTGTGACGATGCTCGGTCATTTGCAAAGGGGAGGTTCACCAAGTGCCGCCGATCGTTTACTCGCTAGCAGGTTGGGCTATGAAGCTGTAACAGCACTCATGCAAGGTAAACAAAATGTGATGGTCGGTATCGTCCACCAAAATGTGGAATTCACACCTTTCAGCAAGGCGATCAAATCGAAGAAAGAGCCTGATGATCATTTGATTGAAATCACTGAAATCTTGGGAATGTGA
- a CDS encoding TerB family tellurite resistance protein: MKKSESFYEKIAYLFYAVADADGTVHPDEFAHLHSEINNFWRKTDRAKHDFDTDGGIEVEAIFEWLEDEGYSAEDALGDFKLFAEEHPYFFDTETTELILHTCHEIAYNFKKINKSEAKMMEDIEHFLQNLGGE; this comes from the coding sequence ATGAAGAAATCTGAGTCCTTTTATGAAAAAATAGCGTATCTGTTTTATGCAGTTGCCGATGCTGATGGTACAGTTCATCCTGACGAATTTGCTCATCTCCACTCTGAAATCAACAACTTCTGGAGAAAGACAGATCGTGCTAAACATGATTTTGATACAGATGGAGGGATCGAAGTTGAAGCCATCTTCGAGTGGCTTGAAGATGAAGGCTACAGTGCGGAAGACGCATTAGGAGATTTCAAACTTTTTGCCGAAGAGCATCCCTACTTTTTTGATACTGAGACTACAGAATTAATTCTGCACACCTGTCATGAAATTGCCTACAACTTCAAGAAAATCAATAAGTCGGAAGCGAAGATGATGGAAGACATAGAGCATTTTCTTCAAAATCTTGGGGGAGAGTAG
- a CDS encoding macro domain-containing protein, with translation MIKKVQGDILLSKADAIAHGVAPMDHFDSGLAAHLREDFPSLYKDFRHFCQTYHPKPGSVWLWQGINHKKIFNLMTQEAPQTNSSHPGKASLHNLRHCLKDLVHEIEKNNIQSIALPKVATGVGGLDWNEVEPIIVEHFAHSKIPVYIYDKYVKGQAAEE, from the coding sequence ATGATAAAGAAAGTACAAGGAGACATCTTGTTGAGTAAAGCGGACGCTATCGCACACGGAGTTGCGCCGATGGATCATTTTGATTCCGGATTGGCAGCACATCTAAGAGAAGATTTTCCTTCCCTCTATAAAGATTTTAGGCATTTCTGTCAGACATATCACCCAAAACCGGGAAGTGTCTGGTTGTGGCAAGGAATCAATCACAAGAAGATATTCAATCTGATGACGCAGGAAGCACCGCAGACGAATTCCAGTCATCCGGGAAAAGCAAGTTTGCACAATCTGAGACATTGCTTGAAAGATCTTGTGCATGAGATAGAAAAAAACAATATTCAAAGTATTGCATTGCCTAAAGTAGCCACAGGAGTAGGAGGTCTAGATTGGAATGAGGTAGAACCAATTATCGTAGAACATTTTGCTCACAGCAAGATACCGGTCTATATTTATGATAAGTATGTAAAAGGTCAGGCAGCGGAAGAATAG
- a CDS encoding M23 family metallopeptidase, which produces MRGEKYVYNPHTLQFEKVKLSRKNLVLRAFMFLCAVVITAIIFTFLTSEYFPSPGEKALRKELTQMEYQFLSMKDQTEKASKILQNLQNRDAKVHRVLFGMDPIDQGLWESGVGGHDPSSYLNHLKNSGSLRDIKEQVGKLEKQLYLQSKSLDTLEKLARTREDMIASIPSVKPVRIDKLERNVEQLSGFGIRLHPLHKINKMHQGIDFTAPAGTPIQSTGDGKVVKVENKSSGYGRSVTIDHGFGYVTLYAHMKDIVVRQGEKVTKGQKIGTIGNTGTSTGPHCHYEVHFNGKPVNPIHYCMDGLDPKEYQEMVEKASIANQSFD; this is translated from the coding sequence ATGAGAGGAGAAAAATACGTATACAACCCCCATACGCTCCAATTCGAGAAAGTCAAGCTTTCGAGGAAGAATCTCGTGCTGCGCGCATTTATGTTCCTGTGCGCAGTCGTAATCACCGCTATTATTTTCACTTTCCTCACATCTGAGTATTTTCCAAGTCCTGGAGAAAAAGCACTTCGCAAAGAACTGACACAAATGGAGTATCAGTTTCTTTCAATGAAAGATCAAACTGAAAAAGCTTCAAAAATTCTTCAAAACCTTCAGAACAGAGATGCCAAAGTTCATCGTGTACTTTTTGGAATGGATCCGATAGATCAAGGTCTGTGGGAATCGGGAGTCGGAGGACACGACCCTTCTTCTTATCTCAATCACTTAAAAAATTCCGGCTCGCTACGTGATATCAAAGAACAAGTTGGAAAGCTTGAAAAACAGTTGTATCTCCAATCAAAATCGCTCGATACTCTGGAAAAATTGGCGAGAACCCGAGAAGACATGATTGCCAGCATTCCCTCAGTAAAACCTGTTCGTATAGACAAGTTGGAGCGCAATGTTGAACAACTGTCGGGATTTGGTATCCGCTTGCATCCCCTTCACAAGATCAACAAAATGCATCAAGGTATTGATTTTACTGCGCCGGCAGGCACACCTATCCAATCCACAGGTGACGGTAAGGTAGTCAAAGTAGAAAATAAATCCTCCGGCTATGGACGCTCTGTCACCATAGATCACGGATTTGGCTACGTGACCTTGTATGCTCATATGAAGGATATTGTGGTGCGACAAGGTGAAAAAGTTACCAAAGGCCAAAAAATAGGTACTATAGGCAATACAGGCACCTCTACCGGTCCACATTGTCACTATGAGGTTCATTTCAATGGCAAACCAGTCAATCCAATCCACTACTGCATGGATGGTTTAGATCCAAAAGAATATCAGGAGATGGTCGAAAAAGCATCCATTGCAAACCAATCATTTGATTGA